Genomic segment of uncultured Tolumonas sp.:
ACCAAGCCCTGTCCACAGATGTAAGACTTCATCTAATGGTGCATTGGCGAGGCTTAGCACATCGGGAAAGTGCGCCATAAAGCGTTCGTAATACGGGATCACGGTGCTGACTTGCGTCTGTTGCAACATGATTTCCGAAATCCAGACGCGATAGGGAGTTTTATCCTGTTGCCAAGGCAATGTTTTACGCCCGGATACGTCATACCAGTTCAGTAAACGCTGTGAAAAAGTAGCTGGATTCAAACTAAAAAACCTCTGTCGATGAAGCCTGCATGCTGTCACAGCCAAGTGATGCTGTAAACGATACAAAAAGTAAGGTTTACCGGTGGAATGAAGGCGAAAATCGGCTTTCTGCTTGCACCTTCATATTATCTCTGGATAATGCCAACGCCCTGTTAACAGATAGAGAGACACCATGACCGAGCATGATGAAATGACCGTCGGTGAAGAACAAACCGAAGATGGTAAATTTATGCGCCGCATCCGCAGTTTTGTGCGTCGTGAAGGCCGTCTGACCCGAGGTCAGGATCGCGCATTACAAGAATTGTGGCCGGTGATGGGCGTCGAATTCCGCGATGAGATGTTAGATCTCGCCAAGCTGTTTGGTCGTGAAGCGCCAGTCGTGCTGGAAATCGGTTTTGGCATGGGTAAATCACTGGTAGAAATGGCCGCAGCAGCGCCTGAGAAAAACTTCATCGGTATTGAAGTGCATCGTCCTGGTGTTGGTGCCTGTTTAACATCAGCACAAGAGGCGGGCATTACCAATTTACGTCTATTCTGCCACGATGCGGTGGAAGTGTTGGGTCAGATGATCCCTGATCAAAGCATTGATACTTTGCAGCTGTTTTTCCCTGATCCTTGGCATAAATCACGTCATCATAAACGCCGGATCGTGCAACCAGCTTTCGTACAAATGCTGCGTCCGAAGCTGAAAATTGATGGCATCTTCCACATGGCAACCGATTGGGAAAACTACGCGGAGCATATGGTGGAAGTGATGAGCGTGGCGGAAGGGTTTGCTAATACGGTAACGGATGGTGTGTATGCACCACGCCCTGATTCTCGTCCGCTGACTAAATTTGAACAACGTGGCCATCGTTTAGGTCACGGCGTGTGGGATCTGCTGTTTGCGCGTAAAAGCTAATCGCGCAGACTAGCAGCATGAATTAAAACGGCCTGTTATCAGATGATACAGGCCGTTATTGTTTCTGCGGTTAACACCGTTGCAATTTCAAGTTGGCAGAGTTTACTCTTCCATCAACATCGTTAGTAAGCTGTTCAGGTAGCGATAGCCTAATTCGGTGACTTGCCATTCACTCGCGGTCTGTTGCAGTAAGCCTTGCTCATAAGCTTTAGCAAACATCGGCTCAACAGATTCTGCTGTTAAACCAGTTCTGAGTGTCAATTCAGCTTTGGGAACAGGTTGAAACAGGCGCATCCGGTTCATGAAATATTCAAACGGACGATCTTCGTTTTCCACATCCCAGCTTTGATCTAAAAATGCTCGTTCTGGATCAAGATAGCCTTTCGGGTGTTTTACCTTCGCTGTGCGAATGATCCGGTTTTCCTGCGGTAAGGTGATCTTGCCATGCGCACCGCAACCGATGCCGAGATAGTCACCAAACTGCCAGTAATTCAGATTGTGCCGACATTCGAAACCGGGCTTGGCGTAAGCCGAGATCTCATATTGCTGATAGCCTGCGTCCAGCAATAATTGGTGGCCTTGTTCTTGGATATCCCACAACGTTTCGTCTTCGGGCAATACCGGAGGGCGGGAACCAAATGCGGTGTTGGGTTCAATAGTCAGTTGATACCAAGACAGATGCGGTGGGGCGATCTCAATCGCTTGTTTGAGATCGTAGAGCGCATCGCTGATGCTTTGCTCAGGTAAACCGTGCATCAGGTCGATATTAAAACTGCGTAAACCAGCCTGCTTCGCTTGCAACCCTGCTGCAACTGCTTGCTGTGGATCGTGGATACGGCCCAATTTCTGCAATTTTTCCGGCTGGAAACTTTGCACACCGATACTGATACGGGTGACACCGGCTTGTTGATAACCGACAAAGCGACCAGCTTCCACAGTGCCGGGGTTGGCTTCTAAGGTAATTTCAATGTCATTGGCAAACGGAATGCGCGCCGCCACACCTTGCAGCAAATCTTTAATGGCATTTGCAGAAAACAGACTCGGTGTGCCACCGCCGATAAAAATACTCTGCAGTTGGCGGTTTTGCACATAGCCCAAATCAGCATCAAGATCGGCCAACAACGCCGCCACATAGTCTGTTTCCGGTACATTCTGTTTTAAGGCGTGCGAATTGAAATCACAATACGGACATTTCTGTACGCACCAGGGAATATGGGTATACAGGCTCAGTGGCGGTAGTTGCAGCATAAATTACTCTTGCAGGGCTTTAGCGAGTTGCGCCAGCGCTTTACCACGATGGCTTAAGCAGTTTTTGGTTGCCGGCTCCAGTTCGGCGGCGGTGCAGTCGAGATCCGGCACATTAAAGATTGGATCATAACCAAAACCATTTTCACCGCTTGGTTCGGTGGCGAGAGAGCCTTCCCAGCTGGCCTGGCAAATAATCGGGGTTGGATCATCAGCATGGCGCATATACACCAGCACACACCAGTAACGTGCAGTACGTAATACCGGCGGCACGCCGTTCATCTCTTCCAGCAGCTTTTCCAGATTGTCTTGATCGGAAGCATCTTCGCCGGCGTAACGGGCAGAATAGACACCGGGGCGGCCCAGCAGGGCATCAACTTCAATTCCTGAATCATCAGCAATCGCGGGCAGGCCAGTAATGCGCGCAGCATGGCGTGCTTTGATAATGGCATTTTCAACGAACGTGGTGCCGGTTTCTGGCACGCTTTCAACATTAAATTCACTTTGCGGAACGACTGCGTAATTCAGGTCGGCCAGTAATGCATTGAGTTCTTCAACTTTCTTTTTATTGCCGGTGGCAAGAACTACCTTTTCCATATTCAGACTCCGTAATCAAATCGGCGACATAATAACGTTGGATGTAGTTCTGTACCACTTGCGATTAACGGTATTCGCAGCAGGAAGAACGAATCAGCCTATCGGCTGTTCTAAAATCGCGGGGAGTTGTTGTGGTGAAGTAATGCGAACCGTTTTGTGCCGCCCAAGCTCGCCTTTGTGGATCACGATCTGGCTTTTGGCCACTTTGAATTGTTTCGACAAAAACTTGATCAGATGCGCATTCGCCTGGCCATCCACTGGTGGTGCAGTGATCGCAATTTTCAGCTCTTCGCCATGCCACCCCTGAATTTGATCGCGGCTGGCTTTGGGCTGGATGTAAACATCCAGCCAAACTTCATCACCATCTTGTCGAAAACCAGCCATTACAGCTGGTTCCAAAGTGGGCCGACTAAATCCAGCATCAGGAAGTTGATCCCTTGCAGAATAAAGAACAGCACCAACACCGACAGATCTAAACCACCGAGTGACGGCAGGAAACGGCGGATTGGGCTCAGCAGTGGTTCGGTCAGTTGATACAGTACATACTCGACAGAACTACGGCCCTGGCTGATCCAACTTAAAATAGCGCGGGCAATCAAAATCCAGAACAGCAGTGAACCGGCTTGTTTTAACACCACCAGAAAGCTCAGTAACAACAGACCGGTTACATTAATTTTCAGCACGCCCATCCACATAAAGGCAATGAATTTCAACGCGGCAACCGCATAGGCCAGCAGCAAGGACGCGAAATCAATGCCTCGGAAGCCAGGGATAACACGACGTAACGGGCTTAATATCGGGTGTGTCAGTTTCACTGCCACCTGACTCAATGGATTATAAAAATCTGCTCTGGCCCATTGCAGCCAAAACCGCAGTAATACCACCATCAAATAGAGGCTAAACGCAGTATCCAGCAGAAAAAACAGTGTATTCATGAGAATCCTTAGAAAAGTGTTTCCATTTCTTCAGCGCGGCGTTGGGCTGCTTGCATGGCAATACTCACCAGATCAGCCAGTTTTCCTTCCTCAAAAGCATTAATGGCTGCCGCTGTGGTGCCACCTTTCGAGGTTACCTGCGCACGCAAAGTAGCCAGCTCTGTTTCTGGGTTCGCAATCACCATCTGTGCTGCACCTAATGCTGTTTCTTGCACTAACAGACGAGCGGCTTCAGTGCTAAAGCCCATACGCTGTGCTTCTTCCACCATATATTGCATGAACAGGAAGAAATACGCAGGACCACTGCCAGATGCTGCGGTGACGACGTTGATATCCGCTTCGTCATTGACCCACAACGTTTTACCCACGGCTTGCAGCATCTCTTGCGCAAATTGACGATCAGTTGCATTGACTACTGCGGGTGCAAACAGACCGGTCATGCCAATACCAATCAAAGACGGCGTATTCGGCATGCAACGGACAATATTCTGATGTCCGTTCAGCAAACCTTGTAAGCGAGCAACGCTGACACCGGCTGCAATCGAAATGAATAGTTTATTACCAAAATCGCCAATAACTGGGGCTAGTTGCGCCAGCATTTCCGCCATAAATTGTGGCTTAACGGCCAAAACGATCACATCGGCATTTTTTACCGCCGCAACATTGTCATTGCTGCCAGTGATACCAAATTCTTTACCCAACTCTTGAGCTTTCAGGGCATCAATATCTGTGGCATGAATTTTACTACCTGGAAAACCAGCATTGATTAATCCGCTGATCAGGCTGCGGGCCATATTGCCGGCACCAATAAACGCAATATTTCTTTGTTCCATGATTCCTACTTATATTCTCTGCTGCCGAAGATCGCTGTACCAATTCGCACCATAGTGCTGCCGCAACTGATGGCGAGTGGCATGTCATCTGTCATGCCCATGGATAGCGTATCTACCGATGGATATTGGGATTTTAATTGGTTAAATAGTTGTTGCATATGCAGAAAGTTATCACGAACTACGTTCATGTCATCGGTATTTTCAGCAATTGTCATTAACCCGCGTAGTTTTAAGCGTGGGAATTGGCTAATTATGCCAGCCAGGCCAAAAACTTCATCAGCATTAATACCCGATTTGGTCTGTTCTCCGCTAATATTAATCTGAAGGCAGATATTCAGTGCCGGGAGATTGGCTGGTCGTTGCTCATTCAGTCGTTGGGCTATTTTTTCGCGATCAACGCTATGAACCCAGTCAAAATGTTCAGCGACAGGTTTAGTTTTATTCGATTGCAACGGACCGATGAAATGCCATTCGATTCCAGCATAATCGGGGTTAGTTTGTAATAGTTGGATTTTTGGGATCGCTTCCTGAACATAAGATTCACCAAATTGCCGTTGACCGGCTTGATAGGCGGCATAAATCGCCTCTATCGGTTTGGTTTTACTAACAGCCAGCAACTGTACGTCATCCGGTGCGCGGCCGGCCTGGCGGGTGAGCGAAGCGATCTGATCTTGTATGGCGAGCAAGCGCGATGCTATGTCATTCATTGGTTCAGTTTTTGTTGGGAGTGGGATAAATAATGGATATAACAGAATTATTGGCCTTTAGTGTAAAGCATAACGCATCAGATCTGCATCTTTCTGCAGGGCAACCGCCGATCATTCGCGTTGATGGTGATATCCGTCGTATTAATTTACCGCCACTGGAGCATCGTCAGGTGCACAGTCTGGTATACGACATCATGAATGACCATCAACGGAAGGTGTTTGAAGAAGATCTGGAGGTTGACTTCTCATTTGAGATCCCGAATCTAGCTCGCTTCCGTGTGAATGCGTTCAATCAAAGCCGTGGTGTGGCTGCGGTGTTCCGTACCATTCCAAGTAAAGTTTTGACATTGGATGATCTGGGCGCACCGCCGATCTTCCAAACCATCGCGGAAAACCCAAGAGGGTTGGTGCTGGTTACCGGGCCAACCGGTTCGGGTAAATCAACGACCTTGGCGGCGATGGTTGATTATATTAACGAAACCCATAACCACCACATCATTACCATTGAAGACCCTATCGAATTTGTGCATCAGAGTAAGTCTTGTCTGGTGAATCAGCGTGAAGTTTATCGTGATACCAAGAGTTTTAATGCCGCGTTACGTTCGGCTTTGCGTGAAGATCCGGACATTATTCTGGTAGGTGAAATGCGTGACTTGGAAACCATTCGTTTGGCGTTAACAGCGGCAGAAACCGGGCATTTGGTATTTGGGACACTGCATACTACCTCGGCGGCTAAAACAATCGACCGTATTATCGACGTATTCCCTGGTGCTGAAAAAGACATGGTTCGTTCGATGTTGTCAGAATCTATGCGCGCCGTTATCTCGCAGACCTTGTTGAAGAAAAATGGCGGTGGTCGTATTGCCGCTCATGAAATCATGATTGGTATTCCCGCTATTCGTAACTTGATCCGTGAAGATAAAGTCGCACAAATGTATTCAGTAATTCAGACGGGGATGGTGCATGGCATGCAAACCATGGACTATTGTTTAAAAGGGCTCGTTGCCCGGGGTTTGATTTCTGTTCATGATGCAAAAGCCAAGGCAGTTGATCCCAACTCAATAGTGTGAGGATAAAGCTATGGAATTGGCTAATTTGTTACGTACCTTAGTGGATGAAAAAGGCTCAGACTTATTTATCTCTGTGGGTATTCAACCGTCAATTAAAGTGAACGGTAAGTTACGTCGGCTGGGGGATACCGAGCTGGACGAACATGACGTGCTACATATGGTGCGTCAGACTATGACAGAAGATCGTTATCAGGTTTATGTGGAAAGCAGAGAAGCAAATTTTGCGATTAGCTGCCCAGGCATCGGCCGGTTTCGTGTCAGTGCTTTCTGGCAACAGGATTTTCCGGGCTGTTCCATTCGTCGTATCGAAACCGTGATCCCGACCTGTGAAGAGCTATTTTTACCGTTGTCGATTAAAGAGTTGGCGATGGCAAAACGTGGTTTGATTTTATTCGTCGGTGCCACCGGTGCGGGTAAATCAACGACTCAGGCGGCGATGATTGGTTATCGTAACCGTCATGCTAACGATCACATTCTGACCATTGAAGATCCGGTGGAATTTGTGCACCAGCACGATCGTTGTTTGATCACGCAGCGTGAAGTGGGATCGGATACGCTTTCTTTTGATGATGGTTTGAAAAGTGCTTTGCGTCAGGCGCCTGACGTTATTCTGATCGGTGAAATTCGGTCAGAAGAAACGATGGAATTTGCGTTATCGTTTGCTGAAACCGGGCATCTTTGTATGGCCACATTGCATGCGAATAATGCGAACCAAGCCATCGAACGTATTTTGCACTTAGTGCCGCCGTCAAAACATCGTCTGTTGATGTACGATTTGGCGTTTAACTTAAAAGCGATTGTCGCGCAGCAATTGGTGCCTACGTTGGATGGTACTGGCCGTCGTGCCGCGTTTGAAGTGATGCTCAATTCACCGTTAATCAGTGATATTTTGCGAAAGGGCGAAGTTCATCGGTTAAAAGAAACTATTTCGCGTTCACGTGAACTCGGTATGACGACTTTTGACCAATCATTGTTGGAATTATATAAACAAGGCGTGATCGGGTTTGACGAAGCACTGGCGTTTGCTGATTCCAGTAATGAAATGCGAGTCATGATCAAGCTGGCTGCGGGTGGCAAATTTGATTCCGGTATGATGGAGAATATAACGGTCTCATAAGGCTTCAGCGGCACAATAAAAGGATGAACGTGGTAACATGTTGATAACAAGTTACTACTTCATCCTTTTTTGTTGAGGTTTTTATGCTGGCCGTGCTTTCTCCCGCCAAATCATTAGATTATGAATCTCCGCTCACTACTTCGCGTTTTTCTGATCCTCAATTAATGCATGAATCAGCACTGCTGATCGAACAATTGCGGCAGTTTACGCCGGCAGATATTGCTTCTTTGATGAGTTTAAGTGACAAATTGGCGGGTTTAAATGTAGCGCGTTATGCGCAATGGCAGCTGGTTGCGACCCCAGAAAATGCTCGCCCTGCGCTGCTCGCTTTTAACGGTGATGTTTATTCTGGCTTAGCGGCCCAAGATTTTAATGACGTGGATTTGGATATAGCGCAACAGCATATTCGCATTCTTTCCGGCTTGTATGGTTTGTTACGGCCACTGGATTTATTGCAACCTTACCGGCTGGAAATGGGCACTAAACTAGCGAATTCCCGTGGCAAAGATCTATATGCCTTTTGGGGTAACATCATTACTGAGCACCTGAACCGGGCATTACAGGAACAAGATGACGATATTTTATTGAATCTGGCATCGGATGAATATTTTAAATCGGTGCGAGTAAAACAACTGGCGGGGCGAGTTATCACGCCCGTTTTTCAGGATGAGAAAAACGGTAAATACAAGATCATCAGTTTTTATGCAAAAAAAGCCCGTGGCTTAATGGCGCGTTATTTAGTCAAAGAACGTATCACAAAGCCAGAACAGTTGCTGGATTTTTCCGTCGCCGGTTATGGTTATTGCGCTGAATTATCGACAGAGAATAAATGGGTATTTCGTCGGCCGGAAGGCGTTATAGCAGAGTAAATCAAGGCAGGCATTATTTGATGTTTCCGCCTGCTGTCAGGTGCAGGCGGAAAATAGATCGGCAAATTACTTAGCAGATGTCGCTTTTTTCTCAGCTTCAGCCGCTTTTTTAGCGTGCTTTTTGGCCCAGTCTGGTTTGCCTTTATTCTTAGTAACACGATGACGAATTTTTTCTTTCGGTTTGTTGTCGTCTTTCTTATCGTCTTCTTTTTTCTCTTTACGTTTGCCGGCTGGTTTACTGACCTTATGCTGCGGACGCAGGCTATCAACCACACGGCGCATCATTTTCTCTTCAGTGTAACGCTCAACGCGCTCCATCATACCGACGTCATGTGCTTCGACCAGGTTGATGGCGCAACCTTTTTTACCGGCACGACCAGTACGGCCAATACGGTGAATATAAGTATCGGCTGAACGTGGCATGTCGTAGTTGAAGACATGGCTTACGTCGGGTAAGTCAATACCACGCGAGGCAACGTCGGTGGCAACCAGAATTTTCACACGCTCAGAACGGAATTTATTGAGTGCTTCAATACGTTTTTCTTGTTCCATTTCACCGCGTAACCACGCGCAATCGATACCGCTGGCCTGTAGTTGGCTCACCAGTTCCGCTAACCGCTCACGGGTTTTCACAAAAATAATGCTGCGTGTGACGTCTTCCTGTTGCAGCAAATGTTTCAGCAACTGGAATTTATGCTCAGCAGTATCGGCAAAATAGACCAACTGTTGGATCTTTTTGCGTTCGCTGCGTGGTGGCTCGGCAAATAACTCTGCCGGATCTTTTAATAACTCTTCCGCAAACTTTCTCAGGCCAGCGCCTTCCAGCGTTGCTGAGAACAGCATGGTCTGTTTACGCCAGCGCGCTTCGGCTGCGATCCGATCAACATCGCCGATAAAGCCCATGTCTAACATGCGATCCGCTTCATCTAACACCAGAATTTCAATGTCACGGCTGTCAAAGCGTTCATCTTCGATGTATTGCATCAGACGACCCGGCGTCGCGATGATGATATCGACCGTTTTTTCTAAGGCTGGCAGCTGTTTTTCTTCGGCAACACCACCGATGATGCTGGCTACTTTCAGATGTGTGTAATAGGCCAGTGCTTCGGCTTGTTCGGTAATTTGCAGCGCCAGTTCACGAGTCGGCGTCAAGATCAATGCCCGCGCAGGGCCGGGGCGACGGCGCGGGAAGTCGATCATGTGCTGCATCATCGGCAGCAAGAAAGCGGCAGTTTTACCGGTACCGGTCGGTGCGGAAGCCATTACGTCCCGTCCTTCCATCGCCACTGGGATCACCTGTGTTTGAATGGTGGTCGGGCGTGTGAACCCCAACTCTTCTACGGCCTGTAGCAGAATGGGATCCAATTCTAAGGATTCAAAAGACATAAACGACTTCCTGACTTACAAATGAGGGCGCACATTATAGGCAAGTATGGCGTAAAATTCGCAGCTATTTTAGTGTTACTGAAAATTCAGAAGATGAAAGATTCCTATGGGCGGTCATAGCTTTACTTTTAAACAGTTTCAGATTGAACAAGATCGCTGCGCGATGAAGGTCGGTACTGACAGTATTGTGCTTGGCTGTTGGGTGCCTGTCATGGGGGTAAAACGGATTCTGGATATTGGAACGGGAACCGGCATTCTCGCCTTGATGTTGGCGCAGCGGACGAGCCAATCGGTGCAAATTGACGCGGTAGAATTAGATACCGACGCCGTAAAACAGGCTGAGGAGAACATTAACGGTTCGCCGTGGCGTGAGCGTATTCGGGTGATCCGGCATGATATTCGTACTTTTCAGGCGCCATATTATGATCTGATCATCAGCAATCCGCCTTATTTTATGCATGGGCAAACATTGCCTGATTGCGCGCGACAGCGGGCGCGGCATACCGGAGAGTTAGATCACGCGGCACTATTACAAGCCGCAGAACATTTGCTGGCGCCATTAGGAAAACTGGCCCTGGTATTGCCAGTGGAACAAGCTGAGCAGTTAGTTTCATTGGCGGGTGAACTGGGCTGGCATTTGTTA
This window contains:
- a CDS encoding type IV pilus twitching motility protein PilT, with product MDITELLAFSVKHNASDLHLSAGQPPIIRVDGDIRRINLPPLEHRQVHSLVYDIMNDHQRKVFEEDLEVDFSFEIPNLARFRVNAFNQSRGVAAVFRTIPSKVLTLDDLGAPPIFQTIAENPRGLVLVTGPTGSGKSTTLAAMVDYINETHNHHIITIEDPIEFVHQSKSCLVNQREVYRDTKSFNAALRSALREDPDIILVGEMRDLETIRLALTAAETGHLVFGTLHTTSAAKTIDRIIDVFPGAEKDMVRSMLSESMRAVISQTLLKKNGGGRIAAHEIMIGIPAIRNLIREDKVAQMYSVIQTGMVHGMQTMDYCLKGLVARGLISVHDAKAKAVDPNSIV
- a CDS encoding YggT family protein gives rise to the protein MNTLFFLLDTAFSLYLMVVLLRFWLQWARADFYNPLSQVAVKLTHPILSPLRRVIPGFRGIDFASLLLAYAVAALKFIAFMWMGVLKINVTGLLLLSFLVVLKQAGSLLFWILIARAILSWISQGRSSVEYVLYQLTEPLLSPIRRFLPSLGGLDLSVLVLFFILQGINFLMLDLVGPLWNQL
- the trmB gene encoding tRNA (guanosine(46)-N7)-methyltransferase TrmB, yielding MTVGEEQTEDGKFMRRIRSFVRREGRLTRGQDRALQELWPVMGVEFRDEMLDLAKLFGREAPVVLEIGFGMGKSLVEMAAAAPEKNFIGIEVHRPGVGACLTSAQEAGITNLRLFCHDAVEVLGQMIPDQSIDTLQLFFPDPWHKSRHHKRRIVQPAFVQMLRPKLKIDGIFHMATDWENYAEHMVEVMSVAEGFANTVTDGVYAPRPDSRPLTKFEQRGHRLGHGVWDLLFARKS
- the srmB gene encoding ATP-dependent RNA helicase SrmB, with product MSFESLELDPILLQAVEELGFTRPTTIQTQVIPVAMEGRDVMASAPTGTGKTAAFLLPMMQHMIDFPRRRPGPARALILTPTRELALQITEQAEALAYYTHLKVASIIGGVAEEKQLPALEKTVDIIIATPGRLMQYIEDERFDSRDIEILVLDEADRMLDMGFIGDVDRIAAEARWRKQTMLFSATLEGAGLRKFAEELLKDPAELFAEPPRSERKKIQQLVYFADTAEHKFQLLKHLLQQEDVTRSIIFVKTRERLAELVSQLQASGIDCAWLRGEMEQEKRIEALNKFRSERVKILVATDVASRGIDLPDVSHVFNYDMPRSADTYIHRIGRTGRAGKKGCAINLVEAHDVGMMERVERYTEEKMMRRVVDSLRPQHKVSKPAGKRKEKKEDDKKDDNKPKEKIRHRVTKNKGKPDWAKKHAKKAAEAEKKATSAK
- a CDS encoding PilT/PilU family type 4a pilus ATPase; this translates as MELANLLRTLVDEKGSDLFISVGIQPSIKVNGKLRRLGDTELDEHDVLHMVRQTMTEDRYQVYVESREANFAISCPGIGRFRVSAFWQQDFPGCSIRRIETVIPTCEELFLPLSIKELAMAKRGLILFVGATGAGKSTTQAAMIGYRNRHANDHILTIEDPVEFVHQHDRCLITQREVGSDTLSFDDGLKSALRQAPDVILIGEIRSEETMEFALSFAETGHLCMATLHANNANQAIERILHLVPPSKHRLLMYDLAFNLKAIVAQQLVPTLDGTGRRAAFEVMLNSPLISDILRKGEVHRLKETISRSRELGMTTFDQSLLELYKQGVIGFDEALAFADSSNEMRVMIKLAAGGKFDSGMMENITVS
- a CDS encoding tRNA1(Val) (adenine(37)-N6)-methyltransferase yields the protein MGGHSFTFKQFQIEQDRCAMKVGTDSIVLGCWVPVMGVKRILDIGTGTGILALMLAQRTSQSVQIDAVELDTDAVKQAEENINGSPWRERIRVIRHDIRTFQAPYYDLIISNPPYFMHGQTLPDCARQRARHTGELDHAALLQAAEHLLAPLGKLALVLPVEQAEQLVSLAGELGWHLLRRCLVETKRGKTPNLVLLLLSRKPTETLEEQLCLRETDNRYSAEFIALADEFYLRMSA
- the hemW gene encoding radical SAM family heme chaperone HemW produces the protein MLQLPPLSLYTHIPWCVQKCPYCDFNSHALKQNVPETDYVAALLADLDADLGYVQNRQLQSIFIGGGTPSLFSANAIKDLLQGVAARIPFANDIEITLEANPGTVEAGRFVGYQQAGVTRISIGVQSFQPEKLQKLGRIHDPQQAVAAGLQAKQAGLRSFNIDLMHGLPEQSISDALYDLKQAIEIAPPHLSWYQLTIEPNTAFGSRPPVLPEDETLWDIQEQGHQLLLDAGYQQYEISAYAKPGFECRHNLNYWQFGDYLGIGCGAHGKITLPQENRIIRTAKVKHPKGYLDPERAFLDQSWDVENEDRPFEYFMNRMRLFQPVPKAELTLRTGLTAESVEPMFAKAYEQGLLQQTASEWQVTELGYRYLNSLLTMLMEE
- the proC gene encoding pyrroline-5-carboxylate reductase → MEQRNIAFIGAGNMARSLISGLINAGFPGSKIHATDIDALKAQELGKEFGITGSNDNVAAVKNADVIVLAVKPQFMAEMLAQLAPVIGDFGNKLFISIAAGVSVARLQGLLNGHQNIVRCMPNTPSLIGIGMTGLFAPAVVNATDRQFAQEMLQAVGKTLWVNDEADINVVTAASGSGPAYFFLFMQYMVEEAQRMGFSTEAARLLVQETALGAAQMVIANPETELATLRAQVTSKGGTTAAAINAFEEGKLADLVSIAMQAAQRRAEEMETLF
- the rdgB gene encoding RdgB/HAM1 family non-canonical purine NTP pyrophosphatase, with protein sequence MEKVVLATGNKKKVEELNALLADLNYAVVPQSEFNVESVPETGTTFVENAIIKARHAARITGLPAIADDSGIEVDALLGRPGVYSARYAGEDASDQDNLEKLLEEMNGVPPVLRTARYWCVLVYMRHADDPTPIICQASWEGSLATEPSGENGFGYDPIFNVPDLDCTAAELEPATKNCLSHRGKALAQLAKALQE
- the yggU gene encoding DUF167 family protein YggU; this translates as MAGFRQDGDEVWLDVYIQPKASRDQIQGWHGEELKIAITAPPVDGQANAHLIKFLSKQFKVAKSQIVIHKGELGRHKTVRITSPQQLPAILEQPIG
- the yaaA gene encoding peroxide stress protein YaaA, translating into MLAVLSPAKSLDYESPLTTSRFSDPQLMHESALLIEQLRQFTPADIASLMSLSDKLAGLNVARYAQWQLVATPENARPALLAFNGDVYSGLAAQDFNDVDLDIAQQHIRILSGLYGLLRPLDLLQPYRLEMGTKLANSRGKDLYAFWGNIITEHLNRALQEQDDDILLNLASDEYFKSVRVKQLAGRVITPVFQDEKNGKYKIISFYAKKARGLMARYLVKERITKPEQLLDFSVAGYGYCAELSTENKWVFRRPEGVIAE
- a CDS encoding YggS family pyridoxal phosphate-dependent enzyme; this encodes MNDIASRLLAIQDQIASLTRQAGRAPDDVQLLAVSKTKPIEAIYAAYQAGQRQFGESYVQEAIPKIQLLQTNPDYAGIEWHFIGPLQSNKTKPVAEHFDWVHSVDREKIAQRLNEQRPANLPALNICLQINISGEQTKSGINADEVFGLAGIISQFPRLKLRGLMTIAENTDDMNVVRDNFLHMQQLFNQLKSQYPSVDTLSMGMTDDMPLAISCGSTMVRIGTAIFGSREYK